The Ignavibacteria bacterium genome has a segment encoding these proteins:
- the truA gene encoding tRNA pseudouridine(38-40) synthase TruA, translating to MHNVKGIVEYDGTNYSGWQRQTNSNSIQQTIEDALSTVFRENTRIIGSGRTDAGVHALNQVFNFRVGSEFDISSVQKSINAILPDEISVKSLEFVDDEFHSRYSATSREYLYIISLRKNIFYKNYSWTIFGKHDFNSLKRTQELFIGRKNFDAFSKNTDEIDNAECEVSYSRWFFKKDFLFYIIKADRFIHGMVRGIVGCMLETSRGRITLDEVENLFFSEKKTKSPLWAPASGLFLYKVNY from the coding sequence ATGCACAACGTCAAAGGTATAGTTGAGTATGATGGGACCAATTATTCCGGATGGCAGCGGCAAACAAATTCTAATTCCATTCAACAAACAATAGAAGACGCACTTTCGACAGTATTTAGAGAAAATACAAGAATAATTGGTTCAGGTAGAACTGATGCTGGTGTTCATGCATTAAATCAAGTTTTCAATTTTCGAGTTGGTAGCGAATTTGATATTTCGAGTGTACAAAAGTCAATCAATGCAATTTTACCAGATGAAATCTCAGTAAAATCATTAGAATTCGTAGATGATGAATTCCATTCAAGATATTCTGCGACGAGCAGAGAATATCTTTACATAATATCATTGAGAAAAAACATATTTTACAAAAATTATTCTTGGACAATCTTTGGGAAGCATGATTTCAACTCGCTCAAGAGGACTCAAGAACTTTTTATCGGCAGAAAGAATTTTGATGCTTTCTCGAAAAACACAGATGAGATTGACAATGCCGAATGTGAAGTAAGCTATTCACGATGGTTCTTCAAAAAAGATTTTTTGTTTTATATTATCAAGGCCGATAGATTTATTCATGGCATGGTCCGTGGAATTGTTGGTTGTATGCTTGAAACAAGTCGTGGCAGAATAACATTGGATGAGGTTGAAAATTTGTTTTTTTCTGAAAAAAAAACAAAAAGTCCATTATGGGCACCGGCTTCAGGATTATTTCTATATAAAGTCAATTATTAG